In Pedobacter sp. WC2423, the following are encoded in one genomic region:
- a CDS encoding Crp/Fnr family transcriptional regulator yields the protein MDGLQQITEFKSSPELVEKLYKYSILKTYQAGSIILNENAHIRSIPIVTKGTMKVMRTEEDGREILLYYIKAGESCIMSFLGGLHNETSKVKAEVEEDAEILFLPIDKVSLFIKEYPQWLDYIFRLYHKRFEELLEIVNAISFKKVDERLLNLLKKKSELTLSKTIHITHEQLANELGTARVVVSRLLKQLEENGVVQLGRNKIFLM from the coding sequence ATGGACGGTCTACAACAAATAACAGAATTTAAGTCTTCGCCCGAATTGGTTGAAAAACTATATAAATATAGCATACTAAAAACCTACCAGGCAGGAAGCATTATTTTAAATGAAAATGCTCATATCCGTTCCATTCCGATTGTTACCAAAGGAACCATGAAAGTTATGCGGACAGAAGAAGATGGCAGGGAAATTTTATTGTATTACATCAAAGCAGGCGAAAGCTGCATTATGTCGTTTTTGGGTGGACTGCACAACGAAACAAGCAAAGTAAAGGCGGAAGTGGAAGAAGACGCAGAAATTCTTTTTTTGCCCATTGACAAAGTTTCACTGTTCATCAAAGAATACCCGCAGTGGCTCGACTATATTTTTCGTTTGTATCACAAACGCTTTGAAGAACTGTTGGAAATTGTCAATGCCATTTCCTTTAAAAAAGTAGATGAACGTTTATTAAATTTGCTCAAAAAGAAATCTGAGTTGACACTATCAAAAACCATTCATATAACCCACGAACAATTAGCTAATGAACTTGGAACGGCTCGTGTAGTCGTTTCCAGATTATTGAAACAATTGGAAGAAAACGGAGTTGTTCAGCTCGGTAGGAAT